The segment GGTTATGCCGCTTCATCGGGTGAACGTACTTACCGGTACCAAGTCCGCCATCATTCTTGATGATGCCGCCGAGTATGCCGCGTTGATCCAGCAGGCCAGACGTCCCCTCCTGGTGCTGGGCCCCAAGCTATTGGAGAGTTCGCTGGATGGGAAAACCCTCTTACAGTACGCTCTGGAGATAGCCCGGGCAGGCAGCATCCCCGTATGTGCCACGGCACACGTGAAAGGGAAGATGACGGAACTCGGGGTGAAGCCGGAAAGCGAATACGACGCGGTGGAAATAGCCAACCATCTCAAGGACCCAGATTGGCGAGGGGTGAAAAAGGAGGGGAATCACGACCTGGTGATCTTCTTCGGTTTCAGGACTGACCTCGGCAACCAGGTGCTCTCCACCTTGAAGCATTTTGCCCCCCACCTCAGGACCATGACTCTCTGCAAGTACGTCTTCCCCAACGCCGATTACTCCCTCCCCAACTTCAGGAAAGACGAAGACTGGAGGGAATTCCTCGATGAATTGCTATATGATCTGCAAGAATCTTGAACGTGGCCACTTCTCCTGCACAGACTATATTGCGCTTTGAAGTTCACCTGGGGTT is part of the Chloroflexota bacterium genome and harbors:
- the cdhB gene encoding CO dehydrogenase/acetyl-CoA synthase complex subunit epsilon, which gives rise to MVMPLHRVNVLTGTKSAIILDDAAEYAALIQQARRPLLVLGPKLLESSLDGKTLLQYALEIARAGSIPVCATAHVKGKMTELGVKPESEYDAVEIANHLKDPDWRGVKKEGNHDLVIFFGFRTDLGNQVLSTLKHFAPHLRTMTLCKYVFPNADYSLPNFRKDEDWREFLDELLYDLQES